Below is a genomic region from Methanophagales archaeon.
GCTTTAACGAACTTTATTTTTGAAACTAAATTTTCATCTATAAGAACTTTGGTTCCACCTCTTTCAAGTGTGCCATTATTTAAATTTAACAACGCAAGATTATTAGGCGAATTATATCCTGCCATGATTTCCTTTCGGCTTCTATTCTTTCATTGATTATTTTTTGAAGGTCAGTGGCTCTAATAACTTTTGTTTCTCCAGAATATCGGTAGTATATTTCACCCTCTTTTATCACATTTGCATCATTACTGGTGCACATTACGGGTTTTTCTTTGGAAGGGTAAATATATATTATCCCAAATTTCTTTCCTTCTATTTCATGGTCGCATGATGCCCATTCAATAGTAGGAGAAAAATGCGAATTTAAATATTCTGTCATTCTGTCAGGGTCTTTTCTTGAAAAATTATCGTTTCGAAGACCAACTAATTCACGGGGTTTATTTTTAACTCCAAAAATAATGTACCCTCCTTTATTGTTTGCGAAAGAACAAAACAATTTCCCGTATTCCGCTTTGTTGCCCCAATTAAAATTCTCTTTGAATTCCAACTCGCTGCTTTCTTTTCG
It encodes:
- a CDS encoding ATP-binding protein, with amino-acid sequence MADDKFSKGIIDYVFECQADKPNILKRKESSELEFKENFNWGNKAEYGKLFCSFANNKGGYIIFGVKNKPRELVGLRNDNFSRKDPDRMTEYLNSHFSPTIEWASCDHEIEGKKFGIIYIYPSKEKPVMCTSNDANVIKEGEIYYRYSGETKVIRATDLQKIINERIEAERKSWQDIIRLIILRC